In Triticum urartu cultivar G1812 chromosome 6, Tu2.1, whole genome shotgun sequence, the following proteins share a genomic window:
- the LOC125513320 gene encoding translation initiation factor IF3-1, mitochondrial-like: MALRRAIGSLAVRSQASYCLRRAAASPPTLTPPPPPPPSFRRPVTVPRRSFAAPPQHVKKAVKKDDDDDAGPRLNNDITGPFLRLVTDEGHDVVPRHEALKMAARMGLDLVEVDRKSDPPVCKIMDFHKEKYIKDVKDKERLKAKSAITLRVGDIKEVRFKAKTEIKDLKVKADAITRLMDRGYRVKCMAMPAGNEAEDLGGPLSRLLGLIQDVCTVESGPHLDSKHAYVIVRHVKFATKKGGKKASKAMEDASKGTPRTATSESPPAATDSGDDTSEHGLEAEDVDKTPAYTPRESSPQKKGQDRGFRGNNRGNLDKSIGAGGNRINPGQGGPQPSQYGLGSRNGSPEMEKLKQAKANEGMTPEQTNRYASRRQQPGGVDSQGRPPQQDPRRGEHEGRYQRPPLEQPSPPPPRFNQGRPPQQDLRRNENNEDRYRRPQDNQRPPLQQAGPPPPKFSQGSRPPQQDPRGNERGSHVPPYSSQRPQFQQSNPNAEPSAGNPASTAARGVGVFSSRMPATASEPNKTADGGPASGGAGKPANTGPAKSFGIFSKPKKGSS, from the exons ATGGCTCTCCGCCGCGCCATCGGGTCCCTCGCCGTCCGCTCCCAGGCATCATACTgcctccgccgcgccgccgcctcgcctcccaCCCTCACGCCTCCCCCGCCCCCGCCTCCGTCCTTCCGCCGCCCGGTCACCGTCCCCCGCCGCTCCTTCGCCGCCCCGCCCCAGCAC GTCAAGAAGGCGGTCAAgaaggacgacgacgacgacgccggGCCCCGGCTCAACAACGACATCACCGGCCCCTTCCTCCGGCTCGTCACGGACGAAG GGCATGATGTTGTCCCCAGGCACGAGGCCCTCAAGATGGCTGCCAGGATGGGGCTGGACCTGGTTGAG GTTGACCGGAAATCGGACCCTCCGGTTTGCAAGATCATGGACTTCCACAAGGAGAAGTACATCAAGGACGTCAAGGACAAAGAGCGCCTAAAAGCCAAG TCTGCTATTACTTTGCGTGTTGGAGATATCAAAGAAGTGCGGTTTAAGGCGAAAACA GAAATTAAAGACTTGAAGGTGAAAGCAGATGCAATTACCAGGCTGATGGACCGTGGTTACAGGGTGAAG TGCATGGCGATGCCCGCAGGTAACGAAGCCGAAGATTTAGGCGGACCGCTATCTCGCTTATTAGGACTG ATTCAAGATGTCTGTACCGTGGAAAGCGGGCCGCATTTGGACTCCAAGCATGCATATGTTATTGTCAGGCACGTGAAGTTTGCAACCAAGAAAGGTGGAAAGAAAGCAAGCAAGGCCATGGAAGACGCAAGCAAAGGCACCCCCCGCACCGCTACCTCCGAATCGCCACCCGCTGCTACTGACAGTGGGGACGACACAAGTGAACATGGTCTGGAAGCTGAGGATGTTGACAAAACTCCCGCCTATACCCCCCGTGAATCATCACCGCAAAAGAAAGGGCAAGATAGAGGGTTTAGAGGCAACAACCGCGGTAACTTGGACAAGAGCATTGGTGCTGGAGGAAACAGGATTAACCCTGGTCAGGGTGGACCACAACCATCGCAATATGGACTTGGTTCCAGGAATGGTAGCCCTGAAATGGAGAAGCTAAAGCAGGCTAAGGCTAATGAAGGCATGACACCCGAGCAGACCAACAGGTATGCCAGCCGTAGGCAGCAGCCCGGAGGCGTAGACAGCCAAGGCAGACCACCACAGCAGGACCCTAGGAGAGGTGAACATGAAGGCCGCTATCAAAGGCCTCCTTTGGAACAGCCGAGCCCACCACCGCCAAGGTTCAACCAAGGAAGACCCCCACAGCAAGACCTGAGAAGAAACGAGAACAACGAAGACAGGTATCGCCGTCCCCAGGACAACCAAAGGCCACCTCTGCAACAGGCTGGCCCGCCGCCCCCAAAGTTCAGCCAAGGCAGCAGACCCCCGCAGCAGGATCCGAGGGGAAACGAGAGAGGAAGCCATGTCCCGCCGTATAGCAGCCAGCGGCCGCAGTTCCAGCAATCGAATCCGAACGCCGAGCCATCAGCCGGGAACCCTGCTTCGACAGCAGCCAGGGGCGTGGGCGTATTCAGCAGCCGAATGCCAGCCACGGCATCCGAGCCGAACAAGACGGCGGACGGCGGTCCTGCGTCTGGTGGTGCCGGTAAGCCTGCCAATACCGGCCCGGCCAAAAGCTTCGGAATATTCAGTAAACCTAAAAAGGGAAGCTCATGA